The proteins below are encoded in one region of Ferrimicrobium sp.:
- a CDS encoding MBL fold metallo-hydrolase encodes MIIGRSLWVAATNTWIVSADNKECVIIDCPPNPDAIVDLITQHQLIPKAIIATHGHVDHTGGIRSVSTRFPDSRVYRHPGDAHYLRDPLQASGMLREALRATGLDLREPELIEDFSEGDHVKGAGMDFVALDTPGHTPGSICIMATLPEGKVLFTGDHLFKGSIGRTDLPGGSSELLMESMRTKILPLPDELPVFPGHGETTTIGLERQINPYLVNLAP; translated from the coding sequence ATGATCATCGGCCGATCACTATGGGTCGCGGCCACCAACACGTGGATCGTCTCAGCCGATAACAAGGAGTGTGTGATCATCGACTGTCCACCTAACCCCGACGCAATCGTGGACCTTATCACGCAACACCAGCTCATCCCAAAGGCGATCATCGCTACGCACGGTCATGTCGACCATACCGGAGGTATCCGCAGTGTCTCCACCCGCTTTCCGGATTCGCGTGTCTATCGGCATCCTGGGGATGCACACTATTTACGCGACCCTCTCCAGGCAAGCGGCATGCTCCGCGAAGCGCTGCGAGCAACAGGACTCGATCTGCGTGAACCTGAGCTGATTGAAGATTTCAGCGAAGGGGATCATGTCAAGGGGGCCGGGATGGATTTTGTCGCCCTCGACACTCCAGGACACACGCCTGGGTCGATCTGCATCATGGCAACGCTGCCCGAAGGCAAGGTGCTCTTCACCGGGGATCATCTCTTCAAGGGTTCCATCGGTCGCACGGACCTGCCTGGAGGCTCCTCTGAACTCCTCATGGAATCGATGAGGACAAAGATCCTTCCTCTCCCCGACGAATTACCGGTTTTCCCTGGTCATGGAGAAACCACAACCATTGGTCTTGAACGCCAGATAAATCCCTATCTGGTCAATCTGGCCCCGTAA